A single genomic interval of Halomonas sp. GT harbors:
- a CDS encoding sulfite exporter TauE/SafE family protein yields MTILSILAGYLLLGAVAGTMAGLFGVGGGLIIVPALVFAFGLQGVAPDIIMHLAVGTSLATIVITGASSALGHYRKGSIHKPWFMALLPGLMLGAIGGVFIAGNLSGTVLGTLFGVFVLLLATKMIVGLSPKPGSTPPGKVSMTIAGGVVGAISALFGIGGGTMTVPWLSRCGASMTQAVGTSAACGLPIAAVGALTFIVVGWGNPLLPQWATGFILWPAFLGIVLTSVPFARLGVRLAHILPANVLRFSFATLLAVVGLRFILA; encoded by the coding sequence ATGACAATATTAAGTATTTTGGCAGGGTATTTGTTGCTAGGCGCAGTGGCAGGCACCATGGCTGGTTTGTTTGGAGTAGGGGGCGGTTTAATCATTGTGCCTGCGCTTGTCTTTGCATTTGGCCTGCAAGGGGTTGCTCCTGACATCATCATGCATCTTGCGGTAGGCACCTCCCTGGCAACAATTGTAATCACAGGGGCTTCGTCAGCATTAGGGCACTACCGGAAAGGCAGTATTCATAAGCCATGGTTCATGGCGTTGTTGCCCGGACTTATGTTGGGAGCCATCGGGGGTGTATTTATTGCTGGCAACCTTTCTGGCACCGTTTTGGGAACATTATTCGGGGTGTTCGTATTGCTGTTGGCAACCAAAATGATTGTTGGCCTTTCGCCAAAGCCAGGCAGTACGCCACCGGGAAAAGTTTCTATGACCATTGCAGGTGGCGTAGTGGGGGCCATATCAGCACTGTTTGGTATCGGAGGAGGCACAATGACAGTGCCTTGGCTTTCACGGTGTGGTGCAAGCATGACCCAAGCGGTGGGAACCTCTGCGGCGTGTGGCTTACCAATAGCGGCGGTTGGGGCGTTAACGTTTATTGTTGTAGGGTGGGGGAATCCGCTTCTTCCCCAGTGGGCGACAGGCTTTATCCTGTGGCCAGCCTTTCTTGGAATTGTGCTAACAAGCGTTCCCTTTGCGCGGCTTGGCGTACGCTTGGCCCATATTCTCCCTGCCAACGTGCTTAGGTTTTCATTTGCAACGCTGTTGGCCGTGGTGGGTTTGCGCTTCATATTGGCGTAA